Genomic segment of Dermochelys coriacea isolate rDerCor1 chromosome 16, rDerCor1.pri.v4, whole genome shotgun sequence:
ACCACTGCTGGCCACCATCAAAAACCCTTAAATTTAACAATAGATTTAAGggtaaaataaattttgaatatCAGAATTCCTCATGGCCAATTTCCCTTGACTACTTTTCAGTATTATTCTGTGCCTGTATTCTGGTTGGCTGTGCCACACACCTACTGTTTCCCTTTCCAGTTTGCTCCTGCCAAGAGCAGGTGATATCTGGGCAGAGGAGGGTGAATAAACAGTGCCCACAGGAtaatatatgcattttaaaatactgcaagGGCTAGATACTCCTGTAAGGAAGGCAATGTATCATCGCAAAAAAGTGCATTGACCGTTTCTTaaaggaaggaacaaagcaaaaagcatagttgagttttttttttaaagtactcctACAGATAAAGCAAATAATTTATTCCTCAACAGGTACCTCGAGTTCACTTAAAAGATAAGATTGATACACACTGTAATTAGCCTTGTGCTGCATATACTTACCGGCATTTCATGTACAGTAGGCGCTTTGCTTCCATAGATCTGGTTGGTGGTCCTGTACCTTGGATGGGGCTCATTCGTTCTACACAATAGAATGTAATTTTACTTGGTATGGTTTCTTTCATACAGACTGTATCCTGCAGCACTGTACAGAGTTAAATAGTAGTTTATGCAGATAAATTACAGAAACAGATGGACATTAGGAAGTGCAGACAAGGGAAAAGATGCTTTTGGGATGAGATAGGGAATGGATAAGGTGGGAAGAGATGAGAAGGCATTTCTAAGTGACACGGGCTGCTAAGCAGCTGGGTTTTTCACCAGCAGTGAGACTGATAGGGCAGAGAGGAAATGTCTGCTAAGGAAACAGCAAGACAAGGTTCCTGGAGGAATTTTAAGAACAAGGACAATTCTGTGCATGCTTGACTTTGGAGAGCTGGGGCTTGAATGAAGATGGAGCAAAGCATGCTTGGGACCTCTGCCCATGATGGCTAATCTGGCTGTAGGTAATGAGACACATCCCAGAGGTCCTTCAGGCCTTAAAATGGGTATCATTTTCACAATCGTGCAGAGGTCATGATGACTTCACAGGATCTCAGGTCATTGTTGCAAAGTGTGGCAACCTCTGGCTGCACTGTGAACCCTTCCCTTTCTCTCAGCATGCTGCTTTTGCTCATCACACAAGTTATATCAGCTTTCTCACCTGTAGCCCCGAAACCATCCTGGGTGGTTGAACCTGGCTGGCAAATTGTCATTAACTCTGTAGTAGTCACTGGTTCTCTGGGACCGACCCTCCTCTGCCTCTTTGTTACAGGTGGTGAATGCTTCCAGCAGATGCCCCTGGGACATTTTGAGCTAAGATCTTTTTAGGACTCTGGTCCAAGCTGCACAAAGAGGCAGGAAATTGATCAGGCACACAAGAAACAGGGTGCTTAAGTAACAAACTGTATGTTGCTAGGAAACAGGCTGTAACTTGGCAACAAAGAGAGAGGCCTTTAAAGACACAGTACTGTTTCCGGGACAAGAGTCCAGCTTACAAACACTTTCCATGCACACTGCTGGGGGCTGTGGAAGTATTAGTTCCTACTAAGCCCTGCAGtggttgcaggatcaagcccttaattcTGTTACTTTCAGTCCCCTAGTTCAATAGTTTTCCCGAAAGTATTTTGCATGCCTCCTTTTGTTATTTGTTCATGTAGGAGAGAGAacccagctgaagtgaagaaatgaaGGTGCATTTGCTGACTCATATTGCCTCATTGGTTCCTTGCACTTCCCTGTCTGTCAGCACCTGTTGTTTTTTATCCTCTGCTTAGTTCCTGCTGCAAAGAATTGACATTCTAtcttttctgtgtttgcacagtgccttgcTCAATGGGATCCTTATCTGTGACTGGGGCTTTTAAGGGCTATCGCAGTCCAAATCATAAATACTgataatttctaaaaaaaaaaaaaaaagggggggggttgaTCTGAGTCATTTGCTCATCCATAAACCCTGTTGTTTCCAGCGGTGCTGGAACCATTTTTACGGGAATTGCTGAGAGCCATTGCACCAAACCGTAAACCCTGTACATAATGGAAAGTACTTCCAgccggggggtgctgcagcacccctagttccagcacctgtgattGTTTCTAGCGCTTCACACCTGTTCGGATCCCTGTAGGAACCCAGTAGGTCCCGGCTAGGAATCCCAGCCAACCCCTGCTCCGCGAGGGCAGGTTTTTGCAGCGTCTGCCTTTGGCCCGGGCATTTGCAGTCTCCCTGCGGGCGGGGCGTGTGATCAGAGCGGCCCCAGCACGCCAGGGGAGCCCGCGGCAGGGCGGCCAGCTCGGGCTCCCAGCTGGCGGCTGCACCCGCCAAGCAGGGGAGGACCGGGAGCCCGTGCAGCTGCAGGCGGAGCTGCGCCGCGCCCGCCCCGGGAAaggggctctggctgtggctggAGGAAGCGGAAAGGGCCGGTGTAGCAGCCTAAGCTGCGCTTCCGTGCCCGGGCCCGCTGCTGGCGCAGCTCCGCTGCGGAGATGGCCGCTGCCAGGCTGCTGCAGGCGGGTGAGGCAGGGAGACCGGGCTTGCTCTGCGTGCAAAGActcggggtgcaggggggctggagcggagggggggggcaggcgggCGGGTCCGAGCCCAGGCGAGCTGGGCAAGGTGCCTCTCTCGGCCTTGGGCCTGGTGTGTCTCAGGCTGGGGCAGTCCTGCCAAGATCAAGCATGTAAAAATCCCCAGTAGCTTAAAAATccggagggtttttttttttttaaagctcactTTAGAAAATGGAGCCTGATCCTTTGCtctctataatgacaggtttcagagtagcagccgtgttagtctgtattcgcaaaaagaaaaggagggcttgtggcaccttagagactaacacatttatttgagcataagcttttacaatgca
This window contains:
- the C16H9orf116 gene encoding UPF0691 protein C9orf116 homolog — its product is MSQGHLLEAFTTCNKEAEEGRSQRTSDYYRVNDNLPARFNHPGWFRGYRTNEPHPRYRTTNQIYGSKAPTVHEMPTSFNITSHAFSKHLGKCGMYRNNGLNTYMEKSDVTGIDNFITFYDRLNFHPSYNGSGPSHCE